One window of Candidatus Ozemobacteraceae bacterium genomic DNA carries:
- a CDS encoding DUF3006 domain-containing protein — MRAVIDSSKGAYFRCLVENGDLLTIHREMLPEGVAEGDVLKVSFSLDADATKRQKELMAARQA; from the coding sequence ATGCGTGCAGTGATCGATTCGAGCAAGGGTGCGTATTTTCGGTGTCTCGTCGAGAACGGCGACCTGCTGACCATCCATCGCGAGATGCTTCCGGAAGGGGTTGCCGAGGGAGACGTGCTGAAGGTGTCCTTCAGCCTCGATGCCGATGCGACGAAGCGCCAGAAGGAACTGATGGCCGCGCGCCAGGCGTGA
- a CDS encoding tetratricopeptide repeat protein produces the protein MPAPKRGRVLFAPVMRGTIGARGASVAKAVLFSLCVLFVCTAGFSGQQVAGTPPEREHVDRLLRERARLLVEKALKAERAGEYAEAVEAYEDAYEAFPGNVTPLLGWGDLLCRLGQFDHSMAVLKRIPVGQLSPAGQARVNLLFARIAVAQGDLERAAILYSEILKYQPSNSGARVRLAHLNRMFGFESRKLELLRDRRGRDHLSYRDRVLLFLLELDSLRLVDAADSAVQLSDALASFLKSGDGSAAWSLWLQTFPLVNYLSAIPLGLAPDIGILYSLILIGTLIVMAVRLAPAAPVWSSLVFGLLAVLHVAVAGWLGLPDARAALLVDAFSIYDSVWIVPRLLIAMHAVTLVLIIGFPLLFLTPERKRPRRSELYAVWFFCWWFMAFVLAFQSRLDITVRLPAMLTSLVCATLAAFWMPLGRFMMYQAAKVTGLSRMMPTVSMGDGESFSDAKLHEAQAVSRLEEEEFDAVILAGKRLFALHDRASFPVMHLSMIRAYLEQEDIYECRKLLFEFQSRFADSRQAVYGILMEALLKSVTGDFAGALKTINTIPESRAASFGGDDTALSLLVTGRCHAALGNPQQARQDWTRALEYAKLPLARASILAELALQDVSDNRQDGRETWSAAAKVIGGGAKTAAYAHMIRSIDFFIADRLDDAQQAATQACLAFPRCGPAFAWYGHLLCVMGRFAEAQALLEKMTPGMAAGNRLMEEITSLG, from the coding sequence ATGCCCGCTCCTAAACGGGGGCGGGTTCTTTTTGCACCGGTGATGAGAGGAACGATCGGCGCCCGCGGAGCATCGGTCGCAAAGGCAGTTCTGTTCAGCCTTTGCGTCCTCTTCGTCTGTACGGCGGGGTTTTCCGGTCAGCAGGTCGCCGGAACCCCGCCCGAACGAGAACACGTCGATCGCCTTCTCCGGGAGAGGGCGAGGCTTCTCGTCGAAAAGGCCCTGAAGGCCGAGCGAGCAGGCGAATACGCCGAGGCGGTGGAAGCATACGAGGATGCCTACGAGGCATTTCCCGGCAACGTGACGCCCCTGCTCGGCTGGGGGGATCTGCTGTGCCGCCTCGGTCAGTTCGACCATTCCATGGCCGTCCTGAAGCGTATTCCGGTCGGCCAATTGTCCCCGGCCGGGCAAGCAAGGGTGAACCTGCTGTTCGCCCGGATCGCCGTCGCCCAGGGAGACCTCGAACGGGCGGCGATATTATATAGTGAAATATTGAAGTATCAGCCCTCGAACTCCGGTGCCCGGGTCAGGCTCGCTCATCTGAACCGGATGTTTGGCTTCGAGAGCCGGAAACTCGAACTCCTGCGCGACAGGAGAGGACGTGACCACCTGTCATACCGGGACCGCGTTCTTCTGTTCCTTCTCGAGCTCGACTCCCTGCGATTGGTCGATGCGGCAGATTCCGCCGTCCAGCTGTCGGACGCTCTCGCCTCGTTTCTGAAATCAGGCGACGGGAGCGCAGCCTGGAGCCTGTGGCTCCAGACGTTTCCGCTCGTCAATTACCTGAGCGCCATTCCGCTCGGGCTGGCCCCCGACATCGGCATTCTGTATTCCCTCATCCTGATCGGCACCCTGATCGTCATGGCGGTGCGCCTTGCGCCGGCGGCGCCGGTCTGGAGCAGTCTGGTCTTCGGCCTCCTCGCCGTGCTTCATGTCGCCGTCGCCGGGTGGCTCGGTCTTCCGGACGCCCGAGCGGCTTTGCTCGTCGATGCGTTCTCGATCTACGACTCGGTCTGGATCGTTCCGCGACTGCTGATCGCGATGCACGCCGTCACGCTCGTGCTTATCATCGGCTTTCCGCTGCTTTTTCTCACTCCTGAACGGAAACGGCCCAGGCGCAGCGAGTTGTATGCCGTCTGGTTCTTCTGCTGGTGGTTCATGGCGTTCGTGCTGGCGTTCCAGAGCAGGCTCGATATCACGGTTCGGCTGCCGGCCATGCTGACTTCGCTCGTCTGCGCCACGCTGGCGGCGTTCTGGATGCCGCTCGGAAGGTTCATGATGTATCAGGCCGCGAAAGTGACGGGCCTGAGTCGGATGATGCCCACTGTCAGCATGGGCGACGGGGAGAGCTTCTCCGATGCGAAGCTTCACGAGGCGCAGGCGGTCAGCAGGCTCGAGGAAGAGGAGTTCGACGCGGTCATCCTCGCGGGAAAGCGGCTGTTCGCCCTCCACGATCGCGCCTCCTTTCCGGTGATGCATCTCTCCATGATCAGGGCCTATCTCGAGCAGGAAGACATCTATGAGTGCCGGAAGCTGCTGTTCGAGTTTCAGTCCCGGTTTGCCGATTCCCGGCAGGCGGTGTACGGCATCCTGATGGAGGCCTTGCTGAAAAGCGTCACCGGAGACTTCGCCGGTGCGCTGAAGACGATCAATACGATTCCTGAGTCGCGCGCGGCGTCGTTCGGGGGAGACGATACGGCCCTGAGCCTTCTCGTCACGGGACGATGCCATGCCGCGCTCGGGAATCCCCAGCAGGCGCGCCAGGACTGGACGCGGGCCCTCGAATACGCGAAACTGCCGCTCGCCCGGGCTTCCATTCTTGCCGAGTTGGCCCTTCAGGATGTGTCGGACAACCGGCAGGACGGGCGGGAAACATGGTCGGCGGCGGCGAAGGTCATCGGCGGGGGAGCCAAGACGGCAGCATACGCGCACATGATCCGGTCGATCGATTTTTTCATCGCGGATCGCCTCGATGACGCCCAACAGGCGGCCACCCAGGCGTGTCTGGCATTTCCCCGATGCGGCCCCGCCTTCGCCTGGTATGGCCATCTGCTCTGCGTCATGGGACGGTTTGCCGAAGCCCAGGCCCTCCTCGAGAAGATGACTCCCGGAATGGCCGCCGGAAACCGCCTGATGGAGGAGATTACCAGCCTCGGATGA
- a CDS encoding valine--tRNA ligase → MNTAADAEKNVSTSSDTLAKAYNPADVEDRIYGSWERQKCFHADESAPGPRFTIVIPPPNVTGMLTMGHVLNNTLQDILIRLHRMSGKETLWLPGTDHAGIATQNVVEKALAKEKTSRHDLGREKFLEKVWAWKEKYGGIIISQLKKLGCSCDWERERFTMDDGLSRAVRESFVRLYKDGLIYKGKYIINWCPRCRTALSDEEKIPEEKKGSLWYIRYPLKSGKGHVIVATTRPETMLGDTAVAVNPDDDRFRDLVGQSLVLPLMNREIPIIADDYVDPKFGTGAVKVTPAHDPNDFEMGRRHSLEQIIVMDEGGVMNERAGSYKGLDRFAAREKIVADLQEQGLLEKIEDHTLAVGHCERCNTVIEPYLSDQWFVRMKPLAEKAIAAVKDGTLRFTPNRWVGVYLHWMENIRDWCISRQLWWGHRIPAYTCGHCKNVMVEMEAPMTCSKCGKTDRITQDEDVLDTWFSSWLWPFSTMGWPEKTRTLDSFYPTDTLVTGPDIIFFWVARMVMAGYYFMDRCPFHDVYFTSIVRDMKGRKMSKSLGNSPDPLDIIATYGADALRFTIVWLAPVGQDIRFAADKVEIGRNFANKLWNASRFTLMNMTGAACTIADPLPPVEQLSIWDRWLLSRFNGAVETVRRELADGQYKFNEALKGVYEFIWNELCDWYIEMSKSTLMGPDGPDKDRVRRVLLHVLDGALRLLHPFMPFVTEEIWRKLPGAKGNLMQASYPVVRPEFVNTPLEAEVGEVMEAVRVIRNLRASANIAPGKRVTVRALRNEALSPVIERHADMIKALSNAERLDVVTAKPSGHLVGLMGASEICLDLAGMVDVEAEKKRVAQEIAKVEKELAKIAGKLEDQNFVSKAPPEVVEHIRSGIDAYGLQKAKLNEYLTELGKI, encoded by the coding sequence ATGAATACAGCAGCCGACGCAGAAAAGAACGTTTCGACCTCCTCGGATACGCTCGCAAAGGCCTATAACCCCGCCGATGTGGAAGACCGGATCTACGGATCATGGGAACGGCAGAAATGCTTCCATGCAGACGAGTCCGCCCCAGGCCCCCGCTTCACCATCGTCATCCCCCCGCCGAATGTCACGGGGATGCTCACGATGGGCCACGTGCTGAACAACACCCTCCAGGACATCCTCATCCGCCTTCACCGCATGTCGGGGAAGGAGACGCTGTGGCTGCCCGGCACCGACCACGCCGGCATCGCGACCCAGAACGTCGTCGAAAAAGCCCTCGCGAAGGAGAAAACCTCGCGCCACGACCTCGGCCGCGAGAAGTTCCTCGAGAAGGTCTGGGCCTGGAAGGAAAAATACGGCGGCATCATCATCAGCCAGCTCAAGAAGCTCGGCTGCTCCTGCGACTGGGAGCGCGAGCGGTTCACGATGGACGACGGCCTGTCTCGGGCCGTGCGCGAATCGTTCGTCCGCCTTTATAAAGATGGCTTGATATATAAAGGAAAGTATATCATCAACTGGTGCCCGCGCTGCCGCACCGCCCTTTCCGATGAAGAGAAAATCCCCGAAGAGAAAAAGGGCAGCCTCTGGTACATCAGGTATCCGCTCAAGAGCGGAAAAGGACATGTCATCGTCGCCACGACCCGTCCCGAAACGATGCTCGGCGACACGGCCGTCGCGGTGAACCCGGACGACGACCGGTTCCGCGACCTCGTCGGACAGTCGCTGGTCCTGCCCCTGATGAACCGCGAGATCCCCATCATCGCTGACGACTATGTCGATCCGAAGTTCGGCACCGGTGCCGTCAAGGTCACGCCGGCGCATGACCCCAACGACTTCGAGATGGGGCGGCGCCACAGTCTCGAGCAGATCATCGTGATGGACGAAGGCGGCGTGATGAACGAACGGGCCGGTTCCTACAAGGGACTCGACCGGTTTGCCGCGCGCGAGAAGATCGTCGCCGACCTCCAGGAGCAGGGACTGCTCGAAAAAATAGAAGACCATACACTTGCCGTCGGCCACTGCGAGCGGTGCAACACCGTCATCGAGCCCTACCTGTCCGACCAGTGGTTCGTCCGCATGAAGCCCCTGGCCGAGAAGGCCATCGCCGCCGTGAAGGATGGCACGCTCCGGTTCACCCCGAACCGCTGGGTGGGCGTCTACCTGCACTGGATGGAAAACATCCGCGACTGGTGCATCAGCCGCCAGCTCTGGTGGGGCCATCGCATACCCGCCTACACCTGCGGCCACTGCAAGAACGTCATGGTCGAGATGGAAGCCCCGATGACCTGCTCCAAATGCGGCAAAACAGACCGCATCACGCAGGACGAAGACGTGCTCGACACGTGGTTCAGCTCCTGGCTGTGGCCTTTCTCGACGATGGGCTGGCCTGAAAAAACCAGAACCCTCGACTCCTTCTATCCGACCGACACGCTGGTGACCGGCCCCGACATCATCTTCTTCTGGGTCGCCCGCATGGTCATGGCCGGCTACTACTTCATGGATCGCTGCCCCTTCCACGATGTCTACTTCACCAGCATCGTCCGCGATATGAAGGGCCGCAAGATGAGCAAATCGCTCGGCAACTCGCCCGACCCGCTCGACATCATCGCCACCTACGGCGCCGACGCCCTGCGGTTCACGATCGTTTGGCTCGCCCCTGTCGGCCAGGACATCCGGTTCGCCGCCGACAAGGTCGAGATCGGCCGCAACTTCGCGAACAAGCTGTGGAACGCCTCGCGCTTCACCCTGATGAACATGACCGGCGCGGCCTGCACGATTGCCGACCCGCTGCCCCCCGTGGAACAGCTCTCGATCTGGGACCGCTGGCTCCTCTCGCGGTTCAACGGCGCGGTCGAAACCGTTCGGCGCGAGCTCGCCGACGGCCAGTACAAGTTCAACGAAGCCCTCAAGGGTGTATACGAGTTCATATGGAACGAGCTGTGCGACTGGTACATCGAGATGAGCAAGTCGACCCTCATGGGTCCCGACGGCCCCGACAAGGACCGCGTGCGCCGCGTTCTGCTGCACGTGCTTGACGGCGCCCTGCGCCTGCTGCATCCGTTCATGCCGTTCGTCACCGAAGAGATCTGGCGCAAGCTGCCCGGCGCGAAGGGAAACCTGATGCAGGCCTCATATCCGGTCGTCCGGCCCGAGTTCGTAAACACGCCGCTCGAAGCCGAGGTTGGCGAGGTGATGGAAGCGGTCCGCGTGATCCGCAACCTGCGCGCTTCCGCCAACATCGCTCCCGGGAAGCGCGTCACCGTGCGAGCCTTGCGAAACGAGGCTCTCAGCCCCGTCATCGAGCGTCACGCCGACATGATCAAGGCGCTGTCCAATGCCGAACGGCTCGACGTCGTCACGGCGAAGCCGTCCGGACATCTCGTCGGCCTGATGGGCGCTTCCGAGATCTGCCTCGATCTGGCCGGCATGGTCGATGTCGAAGCAGAGAAGAAGCGCGTCGCGCAGGAGATCGCCAAGGTCGAGAAGGAGCTCGCGAAGATCGCGGGCAAGCTCGAAGACCAGAACTTCGTTTCCAAGGCTCCGCCCGAGGTCGTCGAGCATATTCGCTCCGGGATCGACGCCTACGGGCTGCAGAAGGCCAAGCTCAACGAATACCTGACGGAACTGGGGAAGATCTGA
- the tyrS gene encoding tyrosine--tRNA ligase translates to MKFQATPKEQLEIVATGTVDIVTRDELLKKFEKSYATGKPLVIKLGADPSAPDIHLGHTVVLQKMRQFQQLGHEVVFLIGDFTGRIGDPTGKKKTRPALTEDEVKANAETYKHQIAKILDLERTRIVFNSSWLGSLTFADVLKLTSQYTVARMLERDDFSTRYKNQTPISIVEFMYPLMQGYDSVALKSDVELGGLDQTFNLLVGRELQRAYGVEPQITLTMPILEGLDGKDKMSKSLGNYVGINEEPGQIYGKLMSIPDELMIKYFELLTDLTPAQLKEVREQAPREPKAVKMRLARRITAMYHGEEAGAKAEEGFEKLFGKTGDGLPDQIDETTIACGADGITLVKVLVQSGLAPSGGEAKRLIQQGGVRVEQEKCTDPGRPFKAGDSFVLQAGKRSFRRIILTA, encoded by the coding sequence GTGAAATTCCAGGCTACACCCAAGGAGCAGCTCGAGATCGTCGCGACCGGAACGGTCGACATCGTCACCCGTGACGAGCTGCTGAAAAAGTTCGAGAAATCATACGCCACCGGCAAACCGCTGGTGATCAAACTCGGGGCCGATCCGTCGGCGCCCGACATCCATCTCGGCCATACCGTTGTGCTTCAGAAGATGCGCCAGTTCCAGCAGCTCGGCCACGAGGTCGTGTTCCTGATCGGCGACTTCACCGGCCGCATCGGCGACCCGACCGGCAAGAAGAAGACCCGGCCGGCGCTCACCGAAGACGAAGTGAAGGCGAATGCCGAGACCTACAAGCACCAGATCGCCAAGATCCTCGATCTCGAGCGCACCCGCATCGTGTTCAACAGCAGCTGGCTCGGCTCGCTGACCTTCGCCGACGTGCTCAAGCTCACCTCGCAATACACCGTCGCGCGCATGCTCGAACGCGACGATTTCAGCACCAGATACAAGAACCAGACGCCGATCAGCATCGTCGAATTCATGTACCCGCTGATGCAGGGCTACGACTCGGTCGCGCTCAAGTCCGACGTCGAGCTGGGCGGCCTCGACCAGACGTTCAACCTGCTCGTCGGTCGCGAATTGCAGCGGGCCTACGGCGTGGAGCCGCAGATCACGCTCACCATGCCGATCCTCGAAGGCCTCGACGGCAAGGACAAGATGTCCAAGAGCCTCGGCAACTACGTCGGCATCAACGAAGAGCCTGGCCAGATCTACGGCAAGCTGATGTCGATTCCCGATGAATTGATGATCAAATATTTCGAGCTGCTCACCGACCTCACCCCGGCCCAGCTCAAGGAAGTCCGGGAACAGGCGCCGCGCGAGCCGAAGGCCGTGAAAATGCGCCTGGCGCGCCGCATCACCGCGATGTACCACGGCGAGGAAGCCGGCGCGAAGGCCGAAGAGGGCTTCGAAAAGCTGTTCGGGAAAACCGGCGACGGCCTTCCCGACCAGATCGACGAGACGACCATCGCCTGCGGCGCCGACGGCATCACCCTGGTGAAAGTGCTTGTCCAGTCAGGGCTGGCACCGAGCGGCGGCGAGGCGAAACGCCTCATCCAGCAGGGCGGCGTGCGCGTCGAGCAGGAAAAGTGCACCGATCCCGGCCGCCCGTTCAAGGCCGGCGACTCATTCGTGCTCCAGGCCGGGAAGCGCAGTTTCAGACGTATCATTCTCACCGCATGA
- a CDS encoding adenylate/guanylate cyclase domain-containing protein yields MADEIGNETKVPSRITDILAFLGSIGIGALAYLVFTNKIPKLYGYVYNYFYVLAIVGVLGVMGERIATAFLAFFLPLLVGGATLALKYRPDRFPIEDWWEAYSVLVLFSAGFLYYLFFKWEAVKKLKGGDQGSLKARVDPNAAARYRDDQARKEAAKEGDLGGLAGKVEKEEKKLKGAREKAVAEQVDPNETAEQRMEREIRQIKDDFSKKSMKLSTTLLRIKNLSKSLDRDEIFTTMLEIVSKGLDASRVQLLLNDEAEGKLRVVRAEGMSAKEYKDLVIPHEENSIIAFLARSGGSEKAQGGALGVKECEIDPKTKGLVGQGVLKSVIAAPIYVENKVFGVLNVEKMQNPDYTRDDQNLLATCADVAGLVMKNAKLYSATMEDLVSTKKISEEQLRRNEELKGSLSRIVSPSVADMIMRDPSALKLGGSKCECTMFFSDIRGFTKMSEKMDPTAIVEQLNVYFTRMTDILMELDGTLDKYVGDELMALFGAPVSRPDDPIRAVLCGVKMLAALEELQKTWEREGRPIIQIGIGINTGEVTAGYMGSEKQLSYTVIGDNVNLAARVMANAKPMELLITKSVYDFVKEYFVTTPLEPIMVKGKSMPIDIYLVKGIRPGVDLGEIIGQGIGSLTLAGSEPAPHAAAAASARPGMLPPGMAGEELKQNVQIDGKPKVIECHNCGTENEMQTKFCTKCGMPIF; encoded by the coding sequence ATGGCGGACGAGATCGGCAATGAGACGAAGGTTCCTTCCCGGATAACGGATATTCTCGCGTTTCTCGGGAGTATCGGTATCGGGGCCCTCGCCTACCTCGTTTTCACCAACAAGATACCGAAATTATATGGATATGTGTATAATTATTTCTATGTGTTGGCGATCGTGGGCGTCCTCGGGGTGATGGGGGAACGGATCGCCACGGCCTTTCTGGCCTTTTTCCTGCCTCTGCTGGTGGGGGGGGCGACTCTGGCGTTGAAATACAGACCCGACCGGTTCCCGATCGAGGACTGGTGGGAAGCGTATTCCGTGCTGGTCCTGTTCAGCGCCGGCTTCCTGTATTACCTGTTTTTCAAATGGGAAGCGGTGAAGAAGCTGAAGGGGGGGGATCAGGGAAGTCTCAAAGCCCGCGTCGATCCGAACGCCGCCGCCCGGTATCGTGACGATCAGGCCCGGAAAGAGGCCGCGAAAGAGGGCGACCTGGGCGGCCTTGCCGGGAAGGTCGAGAAAGAGGAGAAGAAGTTGAAGGGGGCCCGGGAAAAGGCCGTTGCGGAGCAGGTCGACCCGAACGAAACCGCCGAACAGCGCATGGAGCGCGAGATCCGACAGATCAAGGACGATTTCAGCAAGAAGTCGATGAAGCTCTCGACGACCCTGCTGCGGATCAAGAACCTCTCGAAGAGTCTCGACCGCGACGAGATCTTCACGACGATGCTCGAGATCGTGAGCAAGGGTCTCGACGCGAGCCGGGTCCAGTTGCTCCTGAACGACGAGGCCGAAGGCAAGCTCCGCGTCGTCAGGGCAGAGGGCATGTCGGCCAAGGAATACAAGGACCTCGTCATTCCCCACGAGGAGAACAGCATCATCGCGTTCCTGGCGAGAAGCGGCGGAAGCGAGAAGGCCCAGGGGGGCGCCCTCGGGGTCAAGGAGTGCGAGATCGACCCGAAGACGAAGGGGCTGGTTGGCCAGGGCGTGCTCAAATCGGTCATCGCCGCGCCCATTTACGTCGAGAACAAGGTGTTCGGCGTGCTGAACGTCGAGAAGATGCAGAACCCCGACTACACGCGCGACGATCAGAACCTGCTCGCAACCTGCGCCGACGTGGCCGGCCTTGTCATGAAGAACGCCAAGCTCTACTCCGCGACGATGGAGGACCTCGTTTCGACGAAGAAGATCAGCGAGGAACAGCTCCGCCGGAACGAGGAGCTCAAGGGAAGCCTCTCGCGCATCGTCTCCCCGAGCGTTGCCGACATGATCATGCGCGACCCGTCGGCCCTCAAGCTCGGCGGCAGCAAGTGCGAATGCACCATGTTCTTCTCCGATATCCGCGGCTTCACCAAGATGTCGGAAAAGATGGATCCGACCGCGATCGTCGAGCAGCTGAACGTGTATTTTACCCGCATGACCGACATCCTGATGGAACTGGACGGAACCCTCGACAAATACGTCGGCGACGAGTTGATGGCCCTGTTCGGCGCCCCCGTGTCGCGGCCCGACGACCCGATCCGCGCCGTCCTGTGCGGCGTGAAGATGCTCGCCGCCCTCGAAGAGCTCCAGAAAACCTGGGAGCGGGAAGGCAGGCCGATCATTCAGATCGGCATCGGCATCAACACCGGCGAAGTCACGGCCGGCTACATGGGTTCGGAAAAACAACTCTCCTACACGGTCATCGGCGACAACGTCAACCTTGCGGCGCGCGTCATGGCGAACGCCAAGCCGATGGAGCTGCTGATCACGAAAAGCGTCTACGATTTCGTGAAGGAGTATTTCGTCACGACGCCGCTCGAGCCGATCATGGTGAAGGGAAAATCCATGCCGATCGACATATATCTGGTGAAAGGCATCCGGCCCGGCGTCGATCTGGGGGAGATCATCGGCCAGGGAATCGGTTCGTTGACGCTGGCCGGGAGCGAACCGGCGCCGCATGCCGCGGCGGCCGCCTCGGCCCGGCCGGGCATGCTTCCTCCCGGGATGGCGGGTGAAGAGTTGAAGCAGAACGTGCAGATCGACGGGAAGCCAAAGGTCATCGAATGCCACAACTGCGGCACCGAGAACGAGATGCAGACCAAGTTCTGCACCAAGTGCGGCATGCCGATCTTCTGA
- the thrS gene encoding threonine--tRNA ligase, translated as MSQNLTLTLPDGKALEVPAGATVRDAAAKIGPKLAQAAIAGKIDGEFVDIRMPLLKGGKFEVVTMKSADAAEVYRHSMAHIMAEAVLKLFPEAQFGIGPSIENGFYYDFQLPRALTVDDLAHIEKEMHASIAAKAPFTREEFDRAGALELFKKLNQPFKVELINELPESERISVFRHGAFVDLCRGPHLPDTGTVKHFKLLSVAGAYWRGDEKRPMLQRIYGTCFASKEELDGYITMLEEAKKRDHRKLGKDLDLFSVHEDVGPGLVFWHPNGARIRHVIESYWKEMHYRNGYELINTPHMGRSWLWETSGHLGFYKDSMYSPMNIDENDYYIKPMNCPFHIMIYKSQKRSYRDLPLRWAELGTVYRYEKSGVLHGLLRVRGFTQDDAHIICTPEQIEDEIAEVLRFSLSLWRTFGFEKIKAYLATRPEKAVGEQSRWDTALEALKRAVAKENLECELDEGGGAFYGPKIDLKIKDALGREWQMTTIQFDFNLPERFDMTFVGADGQEHRPYMVHRALLGSIERFFGVLIEHHGGAMPLWLAPVQVAVLSISEKHLEYAKKVTEEFRKRGVRVWLDSGNDKIGYKIRQAQLQKIPFMAILGEEEASSGKITIRKRTGENLTGISLETFVAEQEWKKEAI; from the coding sequence ATGTCACAGAATCTTACACTCACACTCCCCGATGGCAAAGCGCTCGAAGTCCCCGCCGGCGCCACCGTGCGCGACGCGGCCGCGAAAATCGGCCCCAAGCTGGCCCAGGCGGCCATTGCCGGCAAGATCGACGGCGAGTTCGTCGACATTCGCATGCCTCTCCTCAAGGGCGGCAAGTTTGAAGTCGTCACCATGAAATCTGCCGACGCGGCCGAAGTCTACCGCCACTCGATGGCGCACATCATGGCCGAAGCGGTCCTCAAGCTGTTTCCCGAAGCCCAGTTCGGCATCGGCCCCTCGATCGAGAACGGCTTCTACTATGATTTCCAGCTCCCCCGCGCCCTCACCGTGGACGACCTGGCGCATATCGAGAAAGAGATGCACGCCTCGATTGCGGCGAAGGCGCCGTTTACCCGCGAGGAGTTCGACCGCGCCGGGGCCCTCGAGCTGTTCAAAAAGCTGAACCAACCCTTCAAGGTCGAGCTGATCAACGAGCTACCCGAGTCCGAACGGATCTCGGTGTTCCGCCACGGCGCGTTCGTCGATCTCTGCCGCGGCCCGCATCTGCCCGACACAGGCACAGTCAAGCATTTCAAGCTCCTCAGCGTGGCCGGCGCCTACTGGCGCGGCGACGAGAAGCGGCCGATGCTCCAGCGCATCTACGGCACCTGCTTCGCCTCGAAGGAAGAACTCGACGGTTACATCACCATGCTCGAAGAGGCGAAGAAGCGCGACCACCGAAAACTCGGCAAGGATCTCGATCTGTTCTCGGTCCACGAAGACGTCGGCCCTGGCTTGGTCTTCTGGCATCCGAACGGCGCACGTATCCGGCATGTCATCGAAAGCTACTGGAAAGAGATGCATTATCGGAACGGGTACGAGTTGATCAACACGCCCCACATGGGACGCAGCTGGCTGTGGGAAACCAGCGGCCACCTCGGCTTCTATAAAGACTCGATGTACAGCCCGATGAACATCGACGAAAACGACTATTACATCAAGCCGATGAACTGCCCGTTCCATATCATGATCTATAAAAGCCAAAAACGCTCATACCGCGACCTGCCCCTCCGCTGGGCCGAACTCGGCACGGTGTACCGCTACGAGAAGAGCGGCGTTCTCCATGGGCTTCTCCGCGTGCGCGGCTTCACGCAGGACGACGCGCACATCATCTGCACCCCCGAGCAGATCGAGGACGAGATCGCCGAAGTGCTGCGGTTCAGCCTCTCTCTCTGGCGTACCTTCGGCTTCGAGAAGATCAAGGCGTATCTTGCCACCCGCCCTGAGAAGGCGGTCGGGGAGCAGTCCCGTTGGGACACGGCTCTCGAAGCCCTGAAGCGCGCGGTCGCGAAGGAAAACCTCGAGTGCGAACTCGACGAAGGTGGCGGCGCCTTCTACGGCCCGAAGATCGATCTGAAAATCAAGGATGCGCTGGGCCGCGAGTGGCAGATGACCACGATCCAGTTCGACTTCAACCTTCCCGAGCGGTTCGACATGACCTTCGTCGGCGCCGACGGGCAGGAGCACCGTCCCTACATGGTGCACCGCGCCCTGCTCGGCTCGATCGAGCGGTTCTTCGGCGTGCTGATCGAGCACCACGGCGGCGCCATGCCCCTCTGGCTCGCGCCGGTCCAGGTCGCCGTCCTGTCCATCTCGGAGAAGCATCTCGAGTATGCGAAGAAGGTGACCGAAGAGTTCCGGAAGCGCGGCGTGCGCGTCTGGCTCGACTCCGGCAACGACAAGATCGGGTACAAGATCCGGCAGGCGCAGTTGCAGAAAATCCCCTTCATGGCTATCCTTGGCGAAGAGGAAGCCTCGAGCGGGAAGATCACGATCCGCAAGCGGACGGGAGAGAACCTGACCGGGATTTCCCTCGAGACGTTCGTTGCGGAGCAGGAATGGAAAAAGGAAGCGATCTGA